In the Alkaliphilus oremlandii OhILAs genome, one interval contains:
- a CDS encoding helix-turn-helix domain-containing protein — protein MLNGLKVRELRNIKGYTTLDISNLTHISKSYIEELERGAKKNPSLNKVVVLAKVLGVKVDELILN, from the coding sequence ATGCTGAATGGTTTAAAAGTTAGAGAGCTAAGAAATATCAAAGGATACACCACCTTGGATATTTCCAACTTAACGCATATCTCGAAAAGCTATATTGAAGAGCTGGAACGGGGAGCTAAAAAAAATCCTTCCCTCAATAAAGTAGTTGTATTGGCCAAAGTATTGGGTGTTAAAGTTGACGAGTTGATTTTAAACTAA
- a CDS encoding 5' nucleotidase, NT5C type, which produces MKLNLCIDIDGTITDAYYWLERANQYFGKNLKPKDVTTYDIHEVLRIPREEYDKFYELYSKEIHLEAEVRENAQNALVSLNSKNNIFYVTARSQRMKSITEEWFHKNNLPKGKLYLLGSHYKVDQAKELSCHIFIEDRYENALEIAAAGFKVLLMDCYYNRKELMPGITRVFNWVEVYNEIEKYREEIIKGTIKIA; this is translated from the coding sequence ATGAAGCTTAATTTATGTATTGATATTGATGGAACGATTACAGATGCATACTATTGGTTAGAGCGAGCAAATCAGTATTTTGGAAAAAATTTAAAACCCAAGGATGTTACTACCTATGACATTCATGAAGTATTAAGGATTCCAAGAGAAGAGTACGATAAGTTTTATGAATTATATAGCAAAGAGATCCATCTGGAAGCGGAAGTTAGAGAAAATGCGCAGAATGCACTTGTAAGCTTAAATAGTAAAAATAATATTTTCTATGTTACAGCAAGAAGTCAGAGAATGAAAAGCATAACCGAAGAGTGGTTTCACAAAAACAATTTACCGAAAGGGAAGCTATATTTATTAGGATCTCACTATAAGGTAGATCAAGCGAAAGAACTATCCTGCCATATTTTTATAGAAGATCGCTATGAAAATGCATTGGAAATTGCAGCGGCTGGGTTTAAGGTGCTATTGATGGATTGTTACTATAATCGAAAAGAATTGATGCCAGGTATAACAAGGGTTTTCAACTGGGTAGAGGTCTATAATGAAATCGAAAAATATAGGGAAGAAATTATAAAAGGAACCATTAAAATTGCTTAA
- the phoU gene encoding phosphate signaling complex protein PhoU: protein MREKFTNQLRELNLKMLKMGAMVEHIIDLSIEALVKRDLELAGKINKLDDEIDELELEIEIECMQILALQQPMAKDLRVIGTILKIITDLERMGDHAVNIAKTTIKIGNAPLIKPLIDIPRMSKLSQDMVSKSLDAFMKEDIELSRAIAAEDELVDKIYEDIYMELIGMMIEKPEIIEQATHLLFIGRFLERIADHATNIGERVIYMVTGERVEIN, encoded by the coding sequence ATGAGAGAAAAATTTACAAATCAATTAAGGGAGCTTAATCTTAAGATGTTGAAAATGGGTGCTATGGTAGAGCATATCATTGATCTGTCCATTGAGGCTCTAGTGAAACGAGATTTAGAGCTGGCAGGAAAGATTAATAAACTAGATGATGAAATTGACGAATTAGAGCTTGAAATAGAAATTGAATGTATGCAGATATTGGCACTGCAACAGCCTATGGCAAAAGATCTAAGGGTTATAGGTACCATATTGAAGATCATAACCGACTTAGAGCGTATGGGGGATCATGCCGTGAATATTGCGAAGACCACGATTAAGATAGGAAATGCCCCTCTAATTAAACCATTAATCGATATCCCTAGAATGTCGAAGCTGTCTCAAGATATGGTAAGCAAAAGTCTGGATGCCTTTATGAAGGAAGATATAGAACTGTCTAGAGCCATAGCAGCAGAGGATGAATTGGTAGATAAAATCTATGAGGATATTTATATGGAGCTGATCGGAATGATGATAGAAAAACCGGAAATTATTGAACAGGCGACACATCTTCTATTCATTGGTAGGTTTTTAGAGCGGATTGCAGATCACGCCACCAATATAGGGGAAAGAGTGATCTATATGGTGACTGGAGAACGTGTTGAGATTAATTAA
- the pstB gene encoding phosphate ABC transporter ATP-binding protein PstB translates to MSKIVVEDLDLYYGAFQALQDISLNIEEKKVTALIGPSGCGKSTFLRTLNRMNDLIDNVRIEGKLELDGKDIYSKDLDVVALRRRVGMVFQKPNPFPKSIYENVVYGPRSYGVKSKIELDSIVEKSLKKAALWDEVKDRLNKSALGLSGGQQQRLCIARALAMEPEILLMDEPTSALDPIATAKIEELVSEIKKEYTIVIVTHSMQQAARISDFTAFFLMGQLIEVGKTKEIFTMPRDKRTEDYITGRFG, encoded by the coding sequence ATGTCTAAAATTGTTGTTGAAGATTTAGATTTATATTATGGCGCGTTTCAGGCCCTACAAGATATTTCTTTAAACATAGAAGAAAAGAAAGTCACCGCGTTAATCGGTCCTTCCGGTTGTGGAAAATCAACATTTTTAAGAACGCTAAACAGAATGAACGATTTGATTGACAATGTGCGGATAGAGGGTAAATTGGAATTAGACGGAAAAGATATTTACAGTAAAGACTTAGATGTGGTAGCTCTTAGAAGACGAGTAGGAATGGTGTTTCAAAAGCCCAATCCTTTTCCAAAATCTATCTATGAAAACGTCGTATATGGACCCAGGTCCTACGGTGTAAAATCGAAAATAGAGTTAGATTCAATTGTAGAGAAAAGTTTAAAGAAGGCGGCTTTATGGGATGAGGTAAAGGACCGATTGAATAAATCTGCCCTTGGATTATCGGGTGGACAGCAGCAAAGGCTATGTATTGCCAGAGCATTGGCAATGGAGCCTGAAATATTGCTGATGGATGAGCCTACATCTGCATTAGATCCGATTGCTACTGCTAAAATAGAAGAACTTGTATCAGAAATTAAAAAGGAGTATACCATCGTAATTGTGACACATTCCATGCAGCAAGCAGCAAGAATATCCGATTTTACGGCATTCTTCTTAATGGGCCAGTTAATCGAAGTGGGTAAAACGAAGGAGATTTTCACCATGCCGAGAGATAAACGAACAGAGGATTATATTACAGGTCGATTTGGCTAA